Proteins encoded together in one Stigmatella aurantiaca window:
- a CDS encoding tyrosine-type recombinase/integrase: HLAMKGVPLKVIQELMGHATIDMTMRYAHLSPDTRRQAVAVLDAPLAPARNTDATRVEGAANHP, from the coding sequence CACCTTGCGATGAAGGGCGTCCCTCTCAAGGTCATTCAGGAGCTGATGGGGCACGCCACGATCGACATGACGATGCGCTACGCCCACCTGAGCCCCGACACCCGGCGGCAAGCGGTCGCGGTCCTCGATGCGCCGCTTGCGCCGGCACGCAACACTGACGCAACACGGGTGGAAGGAGCTGCTAACCACCCGTGA
- a CDS encoding MarR family winged helix-turn-helix transcriptional regulator → MKQQSWQQANSEGLSATQGQILAALVAHGPLTGSELSERLGVTLPTVSDSARVLIEKKLLTKSPDPRHPRASLLTPTEKGAALGARARSWPEFMAAAVTSLPPEEQRAFFSGVMKMIRALQEQGLIPLSGMCVACKHFRPNVREGASPHHCAFVDAPLANEQLRLECPEHEPADETIRRELWEQFTRSR, encoded by the coding sequence ATGAAGCAACAGTCCTGGCAGCAGGCGAACAGTGAAGGGCTGTCCGCCACCCAGGGCCAGATCCTGGCGGCGCTCGTGGCCCACGGCCCCCTGACGGGGTCGGAGCTGAGTGAGCGCCTCGGGGTCACGCTTCCGACGGTCAGCGACTCGGCGCGTGTGCTCATCGAGAAGAAGCTCCTCACGAAGTCTCCCGACCCGCGCCATCCCCGCGCCAGCTTGCTCACGCCGACGGAGAAGGGGGCGGCGCTCGGTGCGCGCGCGCGTTCGTGGCCCGAGTTCATGGCCGCCGCCGTGACCAGCCTGCCGCCCGAGGAACAGCGAGCGTTCTTCTCGGGGGTGATGAAGATGATTCGCGCCCTTCAGGAGCAAGGGCTTATTCCCCTCAGCGGGATGTGCGTGGCGTGCAAGCACTTCCGTCCGAACGTGCGGGAAGGCGCGTCGCCACACCATTGTGCATTCGTGGATGCACCGCTGGCGAATGAGCAGTTGCGGCTCGAATGCCCCGAGCACGAGCCCGCGGACGAGACGATCCGAAGAGAGCTCTGGGAGCAGTTCACGCGGTCCAGATAG
- a CDS encoding protoglobin domain-containing protein, which produces MSTIPGYTYATSALAASPVTLADFEQMKASVLFGDEDVKYLRMSHDVVQDHVEAILDVWYGFVGSQPHLLASFSGKSDGRPLGDYLGAVRKRFGQWILDTARADYGQKWLDYQHEIGLRHHRVKKNMTDGAPSTELVPFRNLFALIFPVTFTLRPFLAKKGHSAEDVEKMYAAWVKSCLLQVTLWSHPYIKPGDF; this is translated from the coding sequence ATGAGCACCATCCCCGGCTACACGTACGCTACCTCGGCGCTTGCGGCGTCCCCCGTGACGCTCGCAGACTTCGAGCAGATGAAGGCAAGCGTCCTGTTTGGCGACGAAGACGTGAAGTACCTCCGCATGTCGCACGACGTCGTGCAGGACCATGTCGAGGCAATCCTCGACGTCTGGTACGGGTTCGTCGGCAGTCAGCCACATCTTCTGGCGTCGTTCTCCGGCAAATCGGACGGACGGCCGCTGGGCGATTACCTCGGTGCGGTCCGCAAGCGCTTCGGTCAGTGGATCCTCGATACCGCACGTGCGGACTATGGTCAGAAGTGGCTCGACTACCAGCACGAGATCGGCCTTCGGCACCACCGCGTGAAGAAGAACATGACGGACGGCGCGCCCTCGACCGAGCTCGTGCCGTTCCGCAATCTCTTCGCGCTCATCTTCCCGGTGACGTTCACGCTCCGGCCCTTCCTGGCGAAGAAGGGGCACTCCGCCGAGGACGTCGAGAAGATGTACGCGGCGTGGGTCAAGTCGTGCCTCCTTCAGGTCACGCTGTGGAGCCACCCGTACATCAAGCCCGGTGACTTCTAA
- a CDS encoding redoxin domain-containing protein, with product MTSSILAPEWRTTDWLNAPEPLTLKKLRGRVVLLHAFQMLCPGCVARGIPQAQRVAELFAGAPLVVVGLHTVFEHHEAMKLESLRAFLHEYRIRFPVGVDAPDPGGGAIPQTMRAYGMQGTPTTVLIDAQGRRRRQVFGAHEDLMLGAEIQTLLLEAALSAEAQVNERPTGPGCDPAGCALPT from the coding sequence ATGACAAGCTCGATCCTTGCTCCTGAATGGAGAACCACCGATTGGCTGAATGCTCCTGAGCCGCTCACCCTCAAGAAGCTCCGCGGCCGGGTGGTGCTGCTCCACGCCTTCCAGATGCTCTGCCCGGGCTGCGTGGCGCGCGGCATCCCCCAGGCTCAGCGAGTCGCTGAACTCTTCGCGGGCGCACCCCTCGTGGTCGTGGGGCTCCATACCGTCTTCGAGCACCACGAGGCCATGAAGCTCGAGTCGCTCCGCGCGTTCCTGCACGAGTACCGGATTCGCTTCCCCGTGGGGGTGGATGCGCCGGACCCCGGAGGCGGCGCCATCCCCCAAACGATGCGGGCGTACGGGATGCAAGGGACGCCCACGACCGTCCTGATCGACGCCCAGGGGCGGCGCCGACGGCAGGTCTTTGGCGCTCATGAAGACCTCATGCTTGGCGCGGAGATCCAGACCCTGTTGCTGGAGGCTGCCTTGAGCGCGGAGGCGCAGGTGAACGAGAGGCCTACCGGGCCCGGCTGCGACCCGGCAGGTTGTGCTCTGCCCACCTGA